One segment of Synchiropus splendidus isolate RoL2022-P1 chromosome 4, RoL_Sspl_1.0, whole genome shotgun sequence DNA contains the following:
- the LOC128756808 gene encoding 26S proteasome non-ATPase regulatory subunit 4-like encodes MVLESTVVCVDNSEYMRNGDFLPTRLQAQQDAVNLVCHSKTRSNPENNVGLITMSNNCEVLATLTPDAGRILSKLHAVQPKGNICFCTGIRVAHLALKHRQSKNHKMRIIAFVGSPVEDNDKEIVKLAKRLKKEKVNVDIINFGEEEVNTEKLTSFINTLNGKDGTGSHLVTVPPGPSLADALLSSPILASEGGSMMGLGANDFEFGVDPSADPELALALRVSMEEQRQRQEEEARRVAAASAADTGAPTPSVDETEEALLKMSVSQAENGAPVLPDFSSMTEEEQIAYAMQMSLAGGEYSEMDTGAPMDADDSTKDDDDYDVMQDPEFLQSVLENLPGVDPNNEAIRNAMGSLAPQTGSKPDDKKDEEKKK; translated from the exons ATGGTGCTAGAAAGTACAGTGGTCTG TGTGGACAACAGTGAATATATGAGGAATGGAGACTTTTTACCAACGAGACTACAAGCACAACAGGATGCTGTCAACCTTGTTTGTCACTCCAAAACTCGCAGTAACCCAGAGAACAATGTAGGCCTCATCACCATGTCCAA TAACTGTGAGGTCCTAGCCACACTTACACCTGACGCTGGCCGCATCCTATCCAAACTTCATGCTGTCCAGCCCAAAGGGAACATCTGCTTCTGCACCGGCATTAGAGTGGCTCAT ctGGCCCTGAAGCACCGACAAAGTAAAAATCACAAGATGAGGATCATCGCTTTCGTTGGAAGTCCTGTTGAAGATAATGATAAAGAA ATAGTCAAGCTGGCAAAGCGCTTGAAAAAAGAGAAGGTCAATGTGGATATAATCAACTTTGGAGAAGAG GAGGTAAACACAGAGAAGCTGACCTCCTTCATCAACACTCTAAATGGTAAAGATGGAACAGGCTCCCACTTGGTCACAGTCCCACCTGGACCCAGCCTGGCAGATGCTCTGCTGTCTTCTCCCATCCTGGCCAGTGAGGGAGGCTCCATGATGGGTCTGGGTGCTAATGACTTCGAGTTTGGTGTGGATCCCAGTGCTGACCCAGAGCTTGCCCTG GCTCTTCGTGTGTCAATGGAGGAACAGCGGCAGCGACAGGAGGAAGAAGCACGGAGAGTGGCTGCAGCGTCTGCTGCAGACACTGGCGCACCCACACCCAGCGTAGATG AAACGGAGGAGGCGCTGTTGAAAATGTCGGTGTCTCAGGCTGAGAATGGAGCTCCTGTCCTTCCTGACTTCAGCAGTATgactgaggaggagcagatcGCCTACGCCATGCAGATGTCCCTTGCTGGAGGAG AATACAGTGAAATGGACACTGGAGCGCCAATGGATGCAGACGACTCCACCAAG GACGACGACGACTATGACGTAATGCAAGATCCGGAGTTCCTGCAAAGCGTGTTGGAGAACCTGCCCGGCGTCGACCCAAACAATGAGGCCATCCGCAACGCCATGGGGTCCCTCGCACCACAAACTGGAAGCAAGCCAGATGACAAAAaggatgaggagaagaaaaagtga